One part of the Acinetobacter sp. XS-4 genome encodes these proteins:
- a CDS encoding YaeQ family protein: MALKATIYKADLNIANMDDHIYGDYQLTLALHPSETLERLMVRLMAFARFASDELEFTKDLFETDEPALWQKDLTGQLEAWIEVGLPSEDKVKKASSRCKKVAVVVYGTQVEEWWKRNSKIKTLSNVQVWQIAPQSTAELEQLCERTMQLQLNVMDNEWTLLGEKGQANVVWTQLQ; this comes from the coding sequence ATGGCGCTTAAAGCAACAATTTATAAGGCAGACTTGAATATTGCCAATATGGACGACCATATTTATGGTGATTATCAACTGACGCTTGCCTTGCATCCTTCGGAAACTTTAGAACGTTTAATGGTTCGTTTAATGGCCTTTGCTCGTTTCGCAAGTGATGAGCTTGAGTTTACAAAAGATCTTTTTGAAACTGACGAACCAGCGTTATGGCAAAAAGATTTAACAGGTCAGTTAGAAGCATGGATTGAAGTGGGTCTGCCGTCTGAAGATAAAGTCAAAAAAGCCAGTTCGCGCTGTAAAAAAGTTGCGGTTGTTGTTTATGGCACACAAGTCGAAGAATGGTGGAAGCGAAACAGTAAGATTAAAACGTTAAGTAACGTTCAGGTTTGGCAGATTGCCCCTCAAAGCACAGCTGAGCTAGAACAACTCTGTGAACGCACCATGCAACTACAATTAAATGTGATGGACAACGAGTGGACGCTTTTAGGTGAAAAGGGTCAGGCCAATGTTGTTTGGACACAGTTACAGTAA
- a CDS encoding FKBP-type peptidyl-prolyl cis-trans isomerase has protein sequence MSNELEIIDLKVGEGKEAVKGALITTHYTGWLEDGTKFDSSIDRGNYFECVIGTGRVIKGWDQGIMGMKVGGKRKLIVPAHLAYGERKMGKIIPANSNLIFEIELFDVKTRD, from the coding sequence ATGTCAAATGAATTAGAAATTATCGATTTAAAAGTAGGTGAAGGCAAAGAAGCGGTTAAAGGCGCTTTGATTACAACTCACTATACAGGTTGGTTAGAAGACGGCACTAAATTCGACTCTTCAATTGACCGTGGTAATTATTTTGAATGTGTGATTGGAACAGGCCGTGTGATTAAAGGTTGGGACCAAGGCATTATGGGAATGAAAGTTGGCGGCAAGCGTAAATTAATCGTGCCTGCTCATTTAGCTTATGGTGAGCGTAAAATGGGTAAGATTATTCCAGCTAATTCTAATTTAATTTTTGAAATTGAATTATTCGATGTGAAAACTCGTGACTAG